A genome region from Vibrio tapetis subsp. tapetis includes the following:
- a CDS encoding malate synthase G: MNLPLTKECQIHQGFYQFVNKEVLPLTGMNADKFWQDLTNLVNDLTPTNQALLQTRSDLQTQINEFHKQHRSFSSEQYRVFLTEIGYLQEEGEDFLIETENVDDEIATIAGPQLVVPVKNARFALNAANARWGSLYDALYGTDVINQKEAGLQPGKKYNPARGKRVIGYAKDFLDQAFPLSEGSHHDVESYTVYFKNLLAYFPDGSQTGLKKPGQFVAANSLESEPTSIVLRNNGLHVEIIIDSAGAIGSQDLASVNDIQIESAMSTIMDFEDSIAAVDAEDKVDAYRNWLGLVTGSLSAQFSKGGETLTRRMNKDRTFTGKRGEDYTLHGRSLLLIRNVGHLMCSDLMINAEGEETPEGIVDAAVTALIASIELKNREACRVQNSRTGSIYIVKPKMHGPQEVAFSCELFGRVEQMLGLKENTIKIGIMDEERRTSLNLKACIREAKSRVVFINTGFLDRTGDEIHTSMQAGPFLPKGEIKNQPWISAYEQNNVAIGLACGFSGRAQIGKGMWAMPDEMSQMMQQKIAHPQSGATTAWVPSPTAATLHALHYHQMSVTEQQQALEFDRPALRKQMLKIALMPQETQLSQQDVERELENNIQGILGYVVRWIEMGVGCSKVPDINDVGLMEDRATLRISSQHIANWLTHKVCSNSQVETILARMAKVVDEQNAGAPGYINMTPDIEDSLAYQAARALIFKGAAQPSGYTEPLLHDYRRRAKS, from the coding sequence ATGAACTTACCACTTACCAAGGAATGTCAAATCCATCAGGGCTTCTATCAGTTTGTGAACAAAGAAGTGTTGCCGCTAACGGGAATGAATGCCGACAAGTTTTGGCAAGATCTTACTAACCTGGTAAACGATCTTACGCCAACGAATCAGGCTTTGTTGCAAACGCGTAGTGACTTACAAACTCAAATAAATGAGTTCCACAAACAACACCGTTCATTCAGTTCAGAGCAGTATCGAGTATTTTTAACAGAAATCGGTTACCTACAAGAAGAAGGTGAAGATTTCTTAATTGAAACAGAAAACGTTGATGACGAAATTGCAACAATTGCTGGCCCACAACTGGTCGTGCCCGTAAAAAACGCACGCTTTGCTTTGAATGCAGCAAATGCACGATGGGGCAGCTTATATGACGCACTGTATGGCACTGACGTAATTAATCAAAAAGAAGCAGGCTTGCAACCGGGTAAAAAATACAACCCGGCTCGTGGCAAGCGCGTAATTGGGTACGCAAAAGACTTTTTAGACCAAGCATTTCCACTGAGTGAGGGATCTCATCACGATGTTGAAAGCTACACCGTATATTTCAAAAACCTGTTGGCTTATTTCCCTGATGGCAGCCAGACCGGACTTAAAAAACCGGGACAATTTGTGGCTGCCAATTCTTTAGAAAGCGAACCAACGTCAATTGTTTTGAGAAACAACGGTCTGCACGTAGAAATTATCATTGATAGCGCAGGAGCAATCGGCAGCCAAGACTTAGCGAGTGTCAACGACATTCAAATTGAATCAGCCATGTCTACCATCATGGACTTTGAAGACTCCATTGCAGCGGTAGATGCAGAAGATAAGGTAGATGCTTACCGAAATTGGTTAGGGTTAGTTACGGGGTCACTATCTGCACAGTTTAGTAAAGGTGGCGAAACTCTAACAAGAAGAATGAATAAAGACCGCACTTTTACAGGAAAAAGAGGAGAGGACTACACCCTTCATGGTCGTTCGCTACTGTTAATCCGAAATGTAGGCCACTTGATGTGCAGTGACTTGATGATAAATGCAGAAGGTGAAGAAACACCAGAAGGCATTGTAGATGCCGCAGTAACCGCATTAATTGCGAGTATCGAGCTTAAAAATCGTGAAGCATGCCGAGTACAAAATAGCCGTACAGGAAGCATCTATATTGTAAAACCCAAAATGCATGGGCCTCAAGAAGTGGCGTTTTCATGTGAATTGTTTGGCCGAGTTGAACAAATGCTAGGCCTAAAAGAAAACACAATAAAAATAGGCATCATGGATGAAGAGCGTCGTACCTCTTTGAACCTGAAAGCCTGCATCCGAGAAGCGAAGTCTCGAGTGGTATTCATCAATACCGGATTTTTAGACCGTACTGGTGATGAGATTCACACCAGCATGCAAGCAGGACCATTTTTGCCAAAAGGTGAGATTAAGAACCAACCTTGGATCAGCGCATACGAGCAAAATAACGTCGCCATTGGCCTTGCGTGTGGTTTCTCAGGCAGAGCACAAATTGGTAAAGGCATGTGGGCAATGCCAGATGAAATGTCGCAAATGATGCAACAAAAAATCGCTCACCCGCAGTCTGGCGCAACAACTGCTTGGGTGCCATCGCCAACAGCTGCAACATTGCACGCATTGCATTACCACCAAATGAGCGTAACGGAGCAGCAACAAGCACTTGAATTCGACCGCCCAGCACTACGCAAGCAAATGCTGAAAATTGCCTTAATGCCACAAGAGACACAGCTATCACAACAAGATGTAGAGCGTGAATTAGAGAACAACATTCAAGGCATTCTAGGGTACGTAGTTCGTTGGATTGAAATGGGCGTTGGCTGTTCAAAAGTGCCAGACATCAACGATGTGGGGTTAATGGAAGACCGAGCAACACTGCGAATTTCGAGCCAACACATTGCCAACTGGTTAACGCACAAAGTGTGCAGCAACAGCCAAGTAGAAACCATTCTTGCTCGTATGGCAAAAGTGGTAGACGAACAAAATGCGGGGGCACCAGGTTACATAAACATGACCCCAGATATTGAAGACAGCCTTGCCTATCAAGCAGCAAGAGCCCTGATTTTTAAAGGCGCGGCACAACCAAGCGGTTACACCGAACCATTATTGCACGACTATCGTCGGAGAGCTAAAAGCTAA
- the btuC gene encoding vitamin B12 ABC transporter permease BtuC has protein sequence MDFNRLLIQKQNHWRRSFIIAAVLLVLLSLAYLAIGEVFITPMNVTEPLHQMLFMELRLPRLLAAIAIGSALAVSGASLQVLLGNSLAEPGVLGISGGASLAMVAVLFFLPFAPSPELYMLSAVIGSLVFTFLIVTVAQTMRLSTPRLLLVGVALGILSSAGVTWAFYFSDDMSLRILMYWLMGSIGGTSWPQHSLTLVMIPIVIWLCRQGTKLDKLMIGEVHAKQLGVDVAKLRWQLIFAVSLLVGMSVALGGIISFVGLVVPHLLRLAFGCENRYLLPMSVIAGAALLVFADIIARIALTSAELPLGVVTTTIGAPIFIWMLLKNHDLR, from the coding sequence ATGGACTTTAATCGTTTACTGATCCAAAAACAAAATCACTGGCGACGCAGCTTTATAATCGCTGCTGTTTTATTGGTTTTACTAAGCCTCGCTTATCTGGCGATAGGTGAAGTGTTCATTACTCCAATGAACGTCACTGAGCCTCTTCACCAAATGCTATTCATGGAATTAAGATTGCCTCGATTACTTGCGGCGATCGCGATTGGATCGGCACTGGCGGTTTCTGGCGCTAGCCTTCAGGTGTTACTCGGTAACTCGCTAGCAGAGCCGGGCGTCTTGGGTATTTCTGGTGGCGCGAGCCTTGCTATGGTCGCGGTACTCTTTTTTCTGCCTTTTGCTCCTAGTCCCGAGTTGTACATGTTGTCGGCGGTTATTGGGTCTTTAGTTTTTACCTTTCTCATTGTGACTGTTGCACAAACCATGCGCTTGAGCACCCCGCGTCTTTTATTAGTTGGTGTTGCATTAGGCATACTATCTAGTGCTGGCGTCACTTGGGCTTTTTATTTTAGTGACGACATGAGTTTACGAATTCTCATGTATTGGTTAATGGGAAGTATAGGCGGAACCAGTTGGCCCCAGCATAGTTTAACGTTGGTCATGATCCCCATTGTTATCTGGTTGTGTAGGCAAGGAACCAAACTCGATAAACTGATGATCGGGGAAGTGCATGCTAAACAATTGGGTGTCGATGTAGCAAAACTTCGTTGGCAGTTAATTTTTGCGGTTTCATTGCTGGTGGGCATGTCGGTTGCGTTAGGCGGGATCATTAGTTTTGTTGGTTTGGTGGTTCCCCACTTGTTACGTTTAGCATTTGGCTGCGAGAATCGGTATTTGTTGCCGATGTCCGTTATTGCCGGGGCTGCATTGTTGGTCTTTGCAGATATCATTGCCAGAATTGCGCTTACCTCAGCTGAATTGCCGCTAGGGGTCGTTACCACGACGATTGGTGCGCCAATCTTTATATGGATGCTATTAAAAAACCATGATTTGCGTTAA
- a CDS encoding DEAD/DEAH box helicase produces the protein MSFSSLGLCPSILKAIEEQGYDKPSPIQEKAIPAVISGQDVMAAAQTGTGKTAGFTLPILERLAKGQRAKSNHVRALVLTPTRELAAQVNGSVVKYGKYLNLSSNVIFGGVKANPQMMKLRQGSDVLVATPGRLMDLHQQNAVKFSQVEVLVLDEADRMLDMGFIRDIRKILNLLPKNRQNLLFSATFSDSIRELAKGLVKNPVEISVSPRNATAKTVEQFIYPVDKKRKAPALARLVKDNNWQQVLVFSRTKHGANKLSKFLDDEGISSSAIHGNKSQGARIKALEGFKNGDVRVLVATDIAARGLDIPQLPQVVNFDLPNIAEDYVHRIGRTGRAGESGKAYSLVCADEADDLFGIERLIQKLIPRVELEGFTPVNTLPESRLNSRPVKAKKPKRDHSRNDHQDGQRSGEARRGHKPAGKNKRHFGHNASQSSGNSKEGGEATSSDHKNNGSNFKKSPKPAGQGKPRSGNKPSGNGNGQQRRRKPQQNAKPAQ, from the coding sequence ATGAGTTTTTCCTCTTTGGGGCTATGCCCATCTATCCTGAAAGCAATTGAAGAACAAGGCTATGATAAGCCGTCGCCGATCCAAGAAAAGGCGATCCCTGCAGTAATTTCAGGTCAAGATGTCATGGCAGCTGCGCAAACAGGTACGGGTAAAACTGCCGGTTTTACATTGCCGATACTAGAGCGTTTAGCAAAAGGCCAGAGAGCAAAAAGCAATCATGTTCGTGCTTTGGTATTAACACCAACTCGTGAACTAGCGGCTCAAGTAAATGGCAGTGTTGTAAAATACGGTAAATATCTAAACCTAAGTTCAAACGTTATTTTTGGTGGCGTAAAAGCGAACCCACAAATGATGAAACTGCGTCAAGGTTCAGATGTATTGGTTGCAACGCCGGGCCGTTTGATGGATCTGCATCAGCAAAATGCGGTTAAGTTTTCTCAAGTAGAAGTGTTGGTTCTAGATGAAGCCGACCGTATGCTTGATATGGGTTTCATTCGCGATATTCGCAAAATCCTTAACTTGCTACCAAAGAATCGTCAAAACTTGCTGTTCTCAGCGACGTTTTCAGACAGCATTCGTGAACTGGCTAAAGGCTTGGTTAAGAACCCGGTTGAAATTTCAGTTAGCCCGCGTAACGCAACAGCAAAAACCGTTGAGCAGTTTATCTACCCAGTAGACAAAAAACGTAAAGCTCCGGCTTTGGCTCGTTTAGTGAAAGACAATAACTGGCAACAAGTGCTGGTATTCTCTAGAACAAAACACGGTGCCAATAAACTGAGTAAATTTTTAGATGACGAAGGTATTTCATCTTCTGCAATTCACGGTAATAAGAGCCAAGGCGCACGTATTAAAGCGTTAGAAGGCTTTAAGAATGGCGATGTTCGTGTTCTTGTTGCAACCGATATTGCAGCGCGTGGTCTTGATATTCCACAACTTCCGCAAGTGGTTAACTTCGATTTACCAAACATTGCAGAAGACTACGTACACCGTATTGGACGTACCGGCCGTGCTGGTGAGTCTGGTAAAGCGTATTCTTTAGTGTGTGCTGATGAAGCCGATGACTTGTTTGGTATTGAGCGCTTAATTCAAAAGCTGATCCCACGTGTTGAACTGGAAGGTTTTACGCCAGTTAATACACTGCCAGAGTCGCGTTTGAATAGCCGTCCAGTCAAAGCGAAAAAGCCGAAGAGAGATCATTCAAGAAATGATCATCAAGATGGTCAACGTTCTGGTGAAGCAAGACGCGGTCATAAACCTGCGGGCAAAAATAAGCGACACTTTGGTCACAATGCTAGCCAATCTTCTGGTAACTCAAAAGAAGGTGGTGAAGCAACGTCAAGTGATCACAAGAATAACGGCAGCAACTTTAAAAAATCGCCAAAGCCGGCAGGCCAAGGTAAACCACGTTCAGGTAATAAGCCTAGTGGAAATGGTAATGGCCAACAGCGTCGCCGTAAGCCACAGCAAAATGCGAAGCCAGCTCAGTAA
- a CDS encoding succinylglutamate desuccinylase, producing the protein MQTAIFQESFLKDTLNLELNAAKGAHSLANGAKLNLLARGVVEFVPASIGLDTKHIIISTGIHGNETAPIELAAQMVEDIIGGTLQPLHRCLFIIAHPASTNAETRFIDENLNRLFFDGPSTANESSEEIKPETTESVIAKSLKKYVTDFYQDTATHLRWHLDLHCAIRTSQHYTFAVSPHTEHKVRSEALFDFLAGSDIEAVLLSNSASSTFSWYSGHVFAAQALTMELGQVAKLGCNDLSLIEGFRKGLIDLICGSESTSTSSGEDTITSIKLYRVNRTINRTHEDFSFTFDDKVANFTAFSLGELLGFDGETLLYADADGEAVVFPNANVAVGQRAALMVVEAEGKFENEQLVYI; encoded by the coding sequence ATGCAAACCGCGATATTTCAAGAATCATTTCTAAAAGACACGTTGAACCTCGAATTGAATGCAGCGAAAGGCGCCCATTCATTGGCCAATGGCGCAAAACTTAACCTTCTAGCGCGTGGTGTTGTTGAGTTTGTCCCTGCCAGTATCGGCTTAGATACAAAGCACATTATTATTTCTACCGGCATTCATGGCAATGAAACCGCGCCAATAGAGCTTGCCGCCCAAATGGTGGAAGACATTATTGGCGGTACGCTTCAACCTTTGCACCGATGCCTATTCATCATTGCTCACCCAGCGTCTACTAATGCTGAAACGCGCTTTATTGATGAAAACCTTAATCGCCTATTTTTCGATGGCCCGTCCACAGCGAATGAATCTTCAGAAGAGATCAAACCTGAAACAACGGAGTCGGTGATCGCCAAGTCGCTCAAAAAGTATGTAACGGATTTCTATCAAGATACCGCTACACACCTTCGTTGGCACCTTGATTTACACTGTGCAATACGAACTTCTCAGCATTATACGTTTGCGGTCAGTCCTCATACCGAACATAAAGTAAGAAGCGAAGCACTGTTCGATTTCCTAGCAGGCTCAGACATTGAAGCCGTGTTGCTTTCCAATTCGGCGAGTAGCACATTTAGTTGGTACTCTGGCCATGTTTTTGCCGCCCAGGCATTGACGATGGAGCTTGGGCAGGTGGCCAAGTTAGGCTGCAATGATCTGTCGCTTATAGAAGGGTTTAGGAAAGGCTTAATCGATTTGATTTGTGGAAGTGAATCGACGTCGACATCGAGTGGTGAAGACACAATAACGTCCATTAAGCTGTACCGCGTTAATCGCACTATTAACCGTACTCACGAAGATTTCAGTTTCACTTTTGATGACAAAGTAGCTAACTTTACTGCGTTCTCTCTAGGGGAGTTGTTAGGGTTCGACGGAGAAACTCTGCTTTATGCAGATGCAGACGGTGAAGCCGTTGTCTTTCCCAATGCCAATGTTGCTGTCGGCCAGCGCGCGGCATTAATGGTCGTTGAAGCGGAAGGTAAGTTCGAAAACGAACAACTGGTATACATTTGA
- the btuD gene encoding vitamin B12 ABC transporter ATP-binding protein BtuD, with the protein MICVNDLSVGTRLLPLSFKVEKGEILHIIGPNGSGKSTLLAAMSGLLECDGTIHLQGEDVAKLSLDALSTKRAYLSQQARPAFALNVHHFLSLSVPAMADQKAVAEAVSEICVRLKVEDKLERSVNELSGGEWQRVRLAALCIQIWPTLNPYGQLLILDEPAAPLDVGQESMMYELVQQVAQLGLSVVMANHDLNRTLRHADKVLLLDKGVVRGYGSSEQVLTPDLLSDVYQTKVEKLDSDKRSYLLFG; encoded by the coding sequence ATGATTTGCGTTAATGATTTATCCGTAGGCACTCGTCTATTGCCGCTTTCCTTTAAGGTTGAAAAAGGCGAAATCTTGCATATCATCGGCCCAAATGGCAGTGGTAAAAGCACCTTGTTAGCCGCGATGTCGGGTTTGTTAGAGTGTGATGGAACAATCCACCTTCAAGGTGAAGATGTTGCCAAGTTGAGCCTCGATGCGCTATCAACAAAACGGGCGTATCTTTCTCAGCAAGCAAGGCCGGCTTTTGCTTTGAACGTTCATCATTTTTTGTCTTTGTCGGTGCCCGCAATGGCGGATCAAAAAGCCGTCGCCGAAGCGGTATCTGAAATTTGCGTTAGGCTAAAAGTGGAAGACAAGCTGGAGCGCTCTGTGAATGAGCTTTCAGGGGGGGAATGGCAACGAGTGCGCCTTGCGGCTTTGTGCATTCAGATATGGCCAACCTTGAACCCTTATGGTCAGCTATTGATTTTAGATGAGCCTGCTGCACCGTTAGATGTAGGGCAAGAAAGTATGATGTACGAGTTGGTACAGCAGGTCGCACAGCTTGGTTTGAGTGTGGTGATGGCCAATCATGATCTCAATCGAACATTACGCCACGCAGACAAAGTACTCCTGCTTGATAAAGGGGTTGTGAGGGGGTATGGCAGCAGCGAACAAGTGCTGACTCCGGATTTACTTTCTGATGTTTATCAAACCAAAGTAGAAAAACTGGATTCGGACAAGCGCTCGTATTTGTTGTTTGGGTAG
- a CDS encoding glyceraldehyde-3-phosphate dehydrogenase, giving the protein MSPESYLLDWQTSQTNSEAISPILGQLYRHKGVEVTIFGRMMINASTIDIIKAHRLARRYVGQDITTDQTLPIIQHLNEMSLSPCRIDVGQLAFDYWQDHDDLHNLNDYLHTALDTPLNQAPMTEPKDVVLYGFGRIGRLLTRLLVEKSGQGYPLRLRSIVVRGGKKGDLAKRASLLRRDSVHGNFNGSITVDEERKALIVNGNYIQFIYANSPAEVDYSVHGIKDALVVDNTGVWRDSEGLNNHLACHGAGKVLLTAPGKGDIKNIVFGVNESVIKPEDTIISAASCTTNAITPVLKAVHDKYGVLSGHIETVHSYTNDQNLIDNFHSGERRGRSASLNMVLTSTGAASAVAKAMPELAGKLTGNSIRVPTPNVSMAVANLNLDSTVDKDELNEYLRSMALNSELSGQIDYTDSTEVVSTDIVGSRHPSVVDGAATIAQDNRCVLYIWYDNEFGYSCQVVHCMEQMMGVRFETYPQKTQ; this is encoded by the coding sequence ATGAGTCCTGAAAGCTATCTTCTCGATTGGCAAACAAGCCAAACCAATTCCGAAGCAATCTCCCCTATTCTTGGTCAGTTATACCGCCACAAAGGCGTTGAAGTTACTATCTTTGGCCGTATGATGATCAATGCCTCTACGATTGATATCATCAAAGCACACCGCTTGGCACGCCGTTATGTTGGCCAAGACATCACAACAGACCAAACGCTTCCTATTATTCAACATTTAAACGAAATGTCGCTTTCCCCATGCCGCATTGACGTAGGACAATTGGCTTTTGATTATTGGCAAGATCACGATGATCTTCATAATCTTAATGACTACCTTCATACCGCACTAGACACGCCTCTTAACCAAGCACCAATGACGGAACCTAAAGATGTGGTTTTATACGGTTTTGGCCGTATTGGTCGACTACTGACTCGACTACTGGTCGAAAAAAGTGGCCAAGGCTATCCGTTACGCCTTCGTTCAATTGTGGTTCGTGGAGGCAAAAAAGGCGACTTAGCAAAACGTGCAAGCCTTCTACGCCGAGACTCTGTTCACGGCAATTTTAATGGCAGTATTACCGTTGATGAAGAACGCAAAGCACTCATTGTTAATGGTAATTACATTCAGTTTATTTACGCAAATAGCCCAGCTGAAGTCGACTATAGCGTACATGGCATTAAAGATGCGTTAGTCGTTGATAACACGGGTGTGTGGCGCGATAGCGAAGGGTTGAATAACCACTTAGCGTGTCATGGCGCAGGTAAAGTCTTACTGACGGCTCCGGGCAAAGGAGACATTAAGAACATCGTCTTCGGCGTGAATGAGTCTGTGATTAAACCGGAAGATACGATCATTTCCGCGGCAAGCTGCACCACCAATGCCATCACACCTGTACTTAAAGCAGTACATGACAAATACGGTGTGCTTTCTGGCCACATTGAAACGGTGCACTCATACACCAATGATCAGAATTTGATTGATAATTTCCATAGCGGCGAGCGCCGTGGTCGATCGGCTTCTTTGAATATGGTTCTAACCTCGACGGGTGCAGCAAGCGCCGTTGCCAAAGCCATGCCTGAACTGGCGGGCAAACTTACCGGTAATTCAATTCGCGTCCCTACGCCAAATGTATCGATGGCGGTAGCGAATTTGAATTTGGACAGCACGGTAGATAAAGATGAACTGAATGAGTATTTGCGTTCAATGGCACTCAATTCCGAGCTTTCTGGTCAAATAGATTATACCGACTCTACCGAAGTGGTTTCTACCGACATCGTTGGTTCAAGACACCCAAGCGTGGTGGATGGTGCAGCAACGATTGCTCAAGATAATCGTTGCGTCTTGTACATCTGGTATGACAATGAATTTGGTTACAGCTGTCAGGTTGTTCACTGTATGGAACAAATGATGGGGGTACGTTTTGAAACCTACCCACAGAAAACCCAATAA
- a CDS encoding DUF3612 domain-containing protein: protein MKTNKSLFRQSHFLGTKIRNLRKRNHLTLDDLSSRCIKLDAEYAPSVSYLSMIERGKRVPSEEMLEVIAAVFQKEVKWFLDDAEEQQDMVPEKGTRGGIRGMALEPSFLFSNEILQIAIPEMLAQTGTTGRQFAHLLIRAHQEHHQNHFPDLERAAEEVGKKRMPLSVPDLMEICTDIGLNIKWFKEAPQSVTDDNVRGTLQNKADSTERQRVVRSYFEAPNTLHLNTMLKKDEIRLKYDLAVNIGHMVLHDGDGEKSMVVADSNPSYGIRDEKQGSVELDSTKILHAWRDFECSFFAGALLCPRVPFRQLLDRNGYELSVAKLAGVSESIVMRRMTAVSPYPHWHYFDAYNPGKLKAVYRGNGIPLPWGNMKMVEDPCQHWSVFRMVTKDKDFNTSVAQISILHQNNVPHIYCCESVKVQDLAGNPHVLCSGVDLNPAISAQGHDAVAIANILKDACVENGGTAVIPLKVRKLLMTVARILNINWIERGIDNRARLICSRGAQCPRKPKCYAKKRAEKAKAIDVKAIQSATSGNRTKSAIALSGDDAKATGTKKAAT from the coding sequence ATGAAAACAAACAAAAGTCTATTCCGTCAGTCGCATTTTCTAGGCACAAAGATACGTAACCTACGGAAACGTAACCATTTAACTTTGGATGATCTGTCTTCAAGGTGTATAAAACTCGACGCTGAGTACGCGCCATCAGTTTCTTATCTTTCGATGATTGAACGTGGAAAACGCGTTCCGAGTGAAGAAATGTTGGAAGTGATCGCCGCCGTTTTTCAAAAAGAAGTGAAATGGTTTCTCGATGATGCCGAGGAGCAGCAAGACATGGTGCCAGAAAAAGGCACTCGCGGCGGTATTCGCGGAATGGCTCTTGAGCCAAGCTTTTTGTTTTCCAATGAAATTCTACAAATAGCCATTCCAGAAATGCTGGCACAAACCGGAACTACCGGTAGGCAATTTGCTCACCTATTAATTCGTGCTCACCAAGAGCATCATCAAAACCACTTCCCCGATCTAGAGCGTGCTGCAGAAGAAGTCGGCAAAAAGCGCATGCCATTAAGCGTTCCCGATTTAATGGAGATCTGTACTGATATTGGCTTGAACATAAAGTGGTTTAAAGAAGCACCGCAAAGCGTCACCGACGACAATGTTCGCGGTACACTGCAAAACAAAGCGGATTCGACTGAGCGACAGCGTGTGGTTCGGTCTTATTTTGAAGCGCCTAACACCTTGCACCTTAATACGATGCTCAAGAAAGACGAGATCAGGCTGAAATACGATTTAGCCGTTAACATCGGCCATATGGTATTGCACGATGGTGATGGTGAAAAAAGTATGGTGGTGGCAGACAGTAACCCAAGTTATGGCATTCGAGATGAGAAACAAGGATCGGTTGAGCTAGATTCAACCAAAATCCTACATGCATGGCGTGATTTTGAGTGTTCGTTTTTTGCAGGTGCTCTGCTCTGCCCTCGCGTGCCGTTCAGGCAATTGCTTGATCGTAACGGTTATGAGTTAAGTGTCGCTAAGCTTGCTGGCGTGTCTGAGTCGATTGTAATGCGCCGTATGACCGCGGTTTCGCCTTATCCTCATTGGCATTATTTTGATGCGTATAATCCTGGGAAGCTTAAAGCCGTGTATCGAGGAAATGGCATTCCTCTACCGTGGGGCAACATGAAAATGGTAGAAGATCCGTGCCAGCATTGGTCGGTTTTCCGCATGGTCACCAAAGACAAAGACTTCAATACCAGTGTTGCTCAAATTTCGATCCTTCATCAAAACAATGTGCCTCACATCTACTGCTGTGAGTCGGTTAAGGTTCAAGATTTGGCCGGGAACCCGCACGTTTTGTGCAGCGGTGTTGATCTAAACCCTGCGATTTCAGCGCAAGGTCACGACGCGGTCGCCATCGCGAACATTTTGAAAGACGCTTGTGTCGAAAATGGAGGCACTGCCGTTATTCCGTTAAAAGTACGTAAGCTTCTTATGACGGTAGCGCGTATTTTGAACATTAACTGGATTGAACGCGGCATAGATAACCGCGCTCGTTTGATTTGTTCTCGCGGTGCGCAGTGTCCAAGAAAACCGAAATGTTATGCCAAAAAGCGCGCCGAAAAAGCCAAAGCCATTGACGTGAAAGCGATTCAATCTGCCACAAGTGGTAATAGGACGAAAAGCGCCATCGCACTCAGCGGTGATGATGCAAAAGCGACAGGCACAAAAAAAGCAGCAACCTAG